The sequence below is a genomic window from Mytilus edulis chromosome 2, xbMytEdul2.2, whole genome shotgun sequence.
ataagaagatgtggtatgagacagcTCTCTATTCAAGTCACAATGAGTTCACATTTTAACGTTTCATATTTACCCAATCGATTTGAAGGTCACATGCGGACAACACTTCtatcttcaacaatgaggaaaatgCAGTAGTAGACCGGATGACTGAAAGCACATCAGTAGAATTAATGTCAAATATTGGATGAGAAAAGGACGGATGATGTATCTGAAAGGACGGAAGATGTAGCTGAaacaaaacttattttgatttgaaaacctaattgctaaaaaagaaatacaaataatatAAGTAACAAGTGCGAAAATAATGCACTGATGAAGAGATGAATTATAgtttcgaaaaaaaaagaaaaattctaTCGTAAAATGCAACAAATTTGTTCACTTAGAACATAACTATAATAAATACTTTCATACTATTACTCTTGTTCATCATATTTCTTGTTTTATTCGAACCACTGGACCAATCTACACAAAATATTGACAGCAATATTAAAAGGTGATCTATAACTAGTGCaaacaatataataataaaatatatatagtaaCAAGAATGATATATTCAAGACGATTGTCTTCACATCTTCagaaataatgtttattttaaataaaagcaaCTGTATAATGTCTAGTGAATTATATTCATTTTGAATGAATcaataaataatgatataattTATATGCTAAAAATAAAAGCCTCTAGAAATCTCGATTATATTATTAATTCCTTTTCAAGGATATTTCGTTTCAACCTTTCACACATGTTTGCAAGTGACATAAAATTAATACAAGTAaaattcgtttttaacatttgcATAAATATCTTTATACGCCGACGGTATATATCGTTTGGTTTGTAAAACATATCCACTAATGATTACTAGAAACAACTACTGTATACCAAGCTTTTATGCATACTGCCTTTGTCTTTagtgtacatactgaagtcgtcattatttcgAGATTGTATATGAAAGATTCTTAACTGATCAGATCGATACAGAGCACAAAAACCCTAACAAAAACTCGTCGTTACTTAAAGCTAGCTCAACGCCAgaaacaactaataaaataaatatataatcctGTTTCTAAGACCCAAAtgtttaatttgtaaaatgtttatatatactATTTTAGCCATTCCTGCATAAGCTaccgaaataaaaaaattacGAGGACTGATTAATCAAATGCTCCTATCAAGCTTCTATGCATACTGCCTTTGTTTAAAACGAACCATCTTTTCATTTGAATACAAAAAGACGTATACTGGAAATTTAATTATTCTTTCAAGTCAATTACATAATTAAATGCATGTTTTTCCTTGTCAGAGAGTTTCATTTGCTCTTAAGCTGTAGTTTTCTGACATACATTCTGGTAAATTTCCAGATGATGAATTTGTTTAGTTTCTACAGACATTTGAGTTCGAAGAATTTCATGATGGTTGACTATAGACGATTCCAACCTCTCTTATAATGTTAATTATCGTTATTTCAGTTTACTATGctaattatatatttatcttcTCCTTATCAAATATAGAGTATACTTCATACAATGTATGCCTTTCCTGGTAGAGCAATGAagaattaataataaaatttagcacgcaataaatttagtttaattgTGAATTAGCACTATTTCTCTAGCTACATGTAAATGCAGACACATTCCAAGcatatgatttttaatattgtactaacaaaaatatatcataacaTAAAATGGCACTGGTGTCATACGAACAATAATTTCAAAGAACATGTATTGAAAATGAGATATACACATTCTAAGATATCGTATAAATAATTACTGCATACCTAGTAAGTAATTCAAAGAGTTATCGTTTTATTGCACAaccttatacattttgtaattgtaaAATCTAGAAGTCATGCAAGTAGCTTCTACgacctaaaaaaaatttaattggtCATACTTCTGAAAATTGCTCATTGTTATCCATATGTAAACAGAAACTTTGActtcaaatattcaatttaaagggcaaaaaaaatgcaaatcaatcacatattttttttctttggatAAACTTTATATCATTGTCTTTGAAAGTTGTCTTCAGAGCAATGATTAATTCATGTATAACAATGGCTATATTTTAAAATTCTGAGCTATATCGGTCGATTCTTAAATTATAAAACTGGAACTAATGTTTTTTGAATGAGTTATTATCAATTAGGATTTTATtatattaatcatttttattaCTTTGCAAGTCATATTTAGatgtttgttaaaaataaatccaatatatatttattgaaagaGCCCATCTTTAAATTACAAATAGTTATGTTATTGCTAGTAACAACTACACAAATATTGATTTGCCATGATACACAAAATGTCCTTGATCCCTGTACTTCTCGTGCTTCAGCAACAAGATTTGTCAAGATATACAACATGCTCTTGACTTCTGTGCTGCTCGAGCTTTAGCAACAAATCTAGCCACTTGTAATGCTGTGCCCATACTATTCTTGCCTTGGATGATATCACCGTTTGTTGACCGATAGCCATTCTGCTGATTGCCCTGTGTATTCCTACTCGGTAAGCACTGCAAAAGTTCGACACTTTCTTCGTACTCCGGATCGGCTATTGTTAACACAGTAAAACTACCGTCAACTGCCCCTATAACTAGCGTACCACCTTCCGGCGTACATGACATGACTTTTACTTCTGCGTGCGCTTTGTAATTTGCGATACGCTTACCGTCTGATATACGGAACACGCGGATAGTGCGATGACCAGAATGATAATACACAACATGGCGGTCGTTTTCTGTAAACATAACGTCAATACTGAATACACCTTCTGCAATTCGAGGAATATATGTTCGTAATGTTTTGCCAGATTTTAAGTCTAAAAGTTCTAGACCTCCTCTATTTGGTGCAAAAAGTCCCTGTTTTCCGGTTTTCATCGCCATGCCGTTCCATCTAGTAGTAGATCGTactaaagtttttttctttaaatcaagTATGTTACCTTTGAATTCATCAACTACAACAATTTGGTTCGGATCATGTGGCATCGGCTTTAAACATGTCAGTTCTTTGTAATCATTATACTTCAATTGCAAGTTATACAAGTGTGTTCCAGTTTTAGCATGATATACACCGAGTATATCTCCACTTTTATCGCTTGCTGGAACAGCAAGAAATGACCCATCCATAGTAAGAACTCCCTTTTTGAACTTTTTAATGTTGTATTCAAATGTGAACACTGATTCGCCTTCGGGAAAAGTGTATGCAACACAATGACCTTTGTTAAAACCCAATGTACCTATTGCTATGACACGAGTATCATCCTCATTCAATAACAGTTGCTGAATATCTTTTTGCTGAATTGATTTTCCTACGGTTTCCTGACTTATTTCCCAAATCACCAATTTGCCAGTTTCTGCAGCAGCGACAAACTTTGCGTCCTTGTTGATAACGGCAAGTAAGACAACAGATTTGGTTTCCAGTGAATGTTCCAATTTTCCTGTCGCTAAATTCCATACACCTACACAGTTACGACTTGTAGTAACGCCAAAATGAGTTTCGCGTGCAAGATGAATGTGCTCAATAGGTTTTTCAAGCCTGTCAATGGAGAACACTTCTTCTAAAATGTTATCGAAATTCCAAACCTTGATTGTCTTGTCGATAGAAGATGATATGAGTTTGTTTGTTCCTGCTGTTACTGATGTCAGGGCTATAATTCTTCCAAAGTGAGCATCTAGAACCTTAACCATATTCCCTTGCTTTGTATCCCATACATACAAATTCTTCCGTACAGCAGCCACGACAAAATGGTTGCTTCTCGTAAACACCACTGAACTCAGGAGTGGATTCCTATTAGGAATGTTTCTGGTAGCAGGAGGAAGTTTAAGTTCCACCAATGAATCATTTTTCAAATTCCACAATTTGAAACCTAAAGCTATTGTCGCAACAAGATAGTTCTCATCTTCAGATAGAGTTAAGCTGAACACCATATCTTTATTATCTCCTAAAGTTCTGTCGTAATGCCAGGCATCATCCGATTtcttgtaaacagcaatattatTATCGCTTATTtcgatacatgtatatagaatcATCTTATCTTTGGATACAGCTATTGCACTATGAAATTCAAATGGTTCTATAGATTGGTCTTGAACCTCTATAGCCATGTCATTGTCACGATCGGTGCCACTTTTAACAATAAGATAAGTTTTTTCGTCAACACCAAAGTCGACTGACATGAGTGGCATTTTGAGTTGAATTGTATGTGACGAAATATAAACACCGTTGATTGTGTATAAATACCATTCTTTGGAGGTCCAAGCAGCAACATGTGTATTTGAAACCTGGGTACCAATGACAGATTCTGTATTTCCTTTGGTTGTTGGGGTTATTGATATAAAATCACCAGTCATGATACAAGCAACGATTATTTGGTTATTGTTTGTGTAACTCACGGCAAAAATATCATTTGGTGATATTGCGAGATTTTGCATTATGCCTTCTATTCCTGGAATGATTTGTCGGAAAACATCTCCACTATGTAAATCCCATATAATAAACTTATTTGATACTGAGACTAGATACCTTCCTGTAGATGTGCAGCATATTCCAAATGGTGCAAACGGGTGACCTTCCAGTGAAAACTGTAAAGGACCACCAGGAGTATGAAGATGATGATGAGCAGGGACTAACGAACAATTGACTAGACCATCGGAATCACACTGCTGAATCAGACTTCGAATATTCAAATTAGACTGGAAGTATGGCAATAATCTACCAGTAATCTGAGGGCCAAGCATACTTGGATAATGATTCAATATGGAGCTGGATAAGCGAATTGCATCAGCAATTAACTTTACATCTTTCTGATATACATGTTCTAACAAATCTTCAAAATCCGCCACTACCGCTTGCAGTGGCATTGAACATAGCTTAGCATGCAGCCAGTTGTAATTAAATAGACATGTGTTATACAAGTCTTCGTACTGGTGAGAACGCACAAGATGGAAGGGAAGTTCATTTAACTTCCGAAGGTTGTAGCGAGTAAGCTTGCCATCCTGGTCATGAAATGCAAGTGGCTGTAGAGGGACTTTACGATCACTTTCGCCTTTCATTTCGTTCAGTTGAAACATCCGACGTTGGTGTTCTGAATATTCAAATGGTTTTGGAATTCCTCCACCCCATGTTCCCATGAAATATTCAGCATTTGATGCATGCATTTGTGCAACAAAGTTCAAATTTCTGAAATATCTCTCTCGGGCTGCTTCAATAAATTGTCGATGGTACCAATTAATGACACTTACTCCGTCAGCCTCTCGTTCAGATAAGTATCCTGGCAGATCACTACGGATTCGTGTCCACAGTAGAGGTGGGATCCTCCGAACTGGAGGCAAGTGATACTGATAAACGTCATTCAAAACCTTTTCATCTAAAGATAATAAGTCTTCCAACTCGCTCTCTGATACTCCACTTTTTGCTGCAGTGATGTATCCTAATGCATGTGCCACTAATGTTTTGCCGTGTTGATTTTCAATACGTTCAAAAAGCTTCATAATGCTATCATGGATTGTGAAGTCTAAAACAGTTTGTTGTGGTTTTGTATATGACTTCCAACGACAAACTTGATCGAAAACAAGTTTTACAAAAAGTGGCAGATTGCATTTAGTAAAGGCTTCATTTACAATTTTCCACTGCTCCTCTGATATTGTCCTATTTGCATTTTTTAGCCAAAACGTCAAAATCGTTGTACTCAAACCTTCGCCAAGTGGCAATACTTGAACATAATTTTCTTTTGGTTCAATCATGATTTTCAAATTATCTAATATATTGTACATGTTTGGGAGGGTTGAAACAATAAGTTTGACGTGAGAAGGCAGAACCGCTGGTAACCATGCTAACTGATGAGCACCATCTGATCCCGATAGCTGATCTAGTGAATCAAATATCAGCACGATAGGCTTTTCCTCAGATGCAAGTGTTAATAAATTTTTGAAATGGCCtactaagggagataattcatcaGGTATATTGTCAACCGGCTGGTCGTACAGGAGAGATATCTGTTGTATGACACTCGTTAACAATGGGATGATAGTCGAACTGTTTGGTGTTGTTCCTAGAAATCGTAGAACAAGAGTTGGCTCGTTATCCTTTTTCTGTAACCATGATCGTGActgaaattataattaaataaatagTTATCTAGGTGTTTAATTGAAGCGACATCTGATACAAAAGTCTATTGCATATTGTGAATGGTAGTGATAAAAATTGCACAATTTATTGAAGATTATGTGTTTAAACACTGCAGTTATACATAATTC
It includes:
- the LOC139512570 gene encoding NACHT and WD repeat domain-containing protein 2-like; its protein translation is MDVNTNQDGHVPEAGQENGDFSSEDQERLKHVLSGSLEKLPAQSSKIVRIFTSSTFTDTTLERNALMENVYPKLKEYLRENYGLEFQVVDMRWGVRDEATDDHMTTSLCMQEIHNCQRLSIGPNFVVFLGQKYGYRPIPTHIDAKEFEMMRDCIKGEPEELELMDKWYIQDENTVPPVYILQPISSILTNFNNKRHKGLQDADQATWWDTFTKLQRICRKAAQVLFIAKRIDREQMHNFFMSVTEREVEHGILKAPNVTDHTLAYIREISNINVGLLRFAAKFIDFAARNVDGEAQKLLKTLRDEKLAKKMPESNVARFTVDWSGKEGIDMESHSDYIKEFTTHFHTSILSLVERAMMQHEKLSQDPVYTEVLQHSHACVNFCKVFQGRQDIIDQIKAYVTGSSNFPFVLHGESGCGKTSLTAKGASQSRSWLQKKDNEPTLVLRFLGTTPNSSTIIPLLTSVIQQISLLYDQPVDNIPDELSPLVGHFKNLLTLASEEKPIVLIFDSLDQLSGSDGAHQLAWLPAVLPSHVKLIVSTLPNMYNILDNLKIMIEPKENYVQVLPLGEGLSTTILTFWLKNANRTISEEQWKIVNEAFTKCNLPLFVKLVFDQVCRWKSYTKPQQTVLDFTIHDSIMKLFERIENQHGKTLVAHALGYITAAKSGVSESELEDLLSLDEKVLNDVYQYHLPPVRRIPPLLWTRIRSDLPGYLSEREADGVSVINWYHRQFIEAARERYFRNLNFVAQMHASNAEYFMGTWGGGIPKPFEYSEHQRRMFQLNEMKGESDRKVPLQPLAFHDQDGKLTRYNLRKLNELPFHLVRSHQYEDLYNTCLFNYNWLHAKLCSMPLQAVVADFEDLLEHVYQKDVKLIADAIRLSSSILNHYPSMLGPQITGRLLPYFQSNLNIRSLIQQCDSDGLVNCSLVPAHHHLHTPGGPLQFSLEGHPFAPFGICCTSTGRYLVSVSNKFIIWDLHSGDVFRQIIPGIEGIMQNLAISPNDIFAVSYTNNNQIIVACIMTGDFISITPTTKGNTESVIGTQVSNTHVAAWTSKEWYLYTINGVYISSHTIQLKMPLMSVDFGVDEKTYLIVKSGTDRDNDMAIEVQDQSIEPFEFHSAIAVSKDKMILYTCIEISDNNIAVYKKSDDAWHYDRTLGDNKDMVFSLTLSEDENYLVATIALGFKLWNLKNDSLVELKLPPATRNIPNRNPLLSSVVFTRSNHFVVAAVRKNLYVWDTKQGNMVKVLDAHFGRIIALTSVTAGTNKLISSSIDKTIKVWNFDNILEEVFSIDRLEKPIEHIHLARETHFGVTTSRNCVGVWNLATGKLEHSLETKSVVLLAVINKDAKFVAAAETGKLVIWEISQETVGKSIQQKDIQQLLLNEDDTRVIAIGTLGFNKGHCVAYTFPEGESVFTFEYNIKKFKKGVLTMDGSFLAVPASDKSGDILGVYHAKTGTHLYNLQLKYNDYKELTCLKPMPHDPNQIVVVDEFKGNILDLKKKTLVRSTTRWNGMAMKTGKQGLFAPNRGGLELLDLKSGKTLRTYIPRIAEGVFSIDVMFTENDRHVVYYHSGHRTIRVFRISDGKRIANYKAHAEVKVMSCTPEGGTLVIGAVDGSFTVLTIADPEYEESVELLQCLPSRNTQGNQQNGYRSTNGDIIQGKNSMGTALQVARFVAKARAAQKSRACCIS